The sequence GCTAATTGACTAAAAGAGTCCGAGAATCCGGCCCCAATTGATGCCAGGAAGAATAGCGCAATGCCCGCTAAAAACACCCGCTTTCGGCCCGATACGTCAGAGAGTTTACCGCCAATGATCAGGAAACTCCCATATAAAAGTACATAAAGGGTCTGTAGCCATTGAACTGTGCCCGTACTCACACTAAACTGCTTCTGTATGAGTGGGATAGATAGATTGAGAATAGCAATGTCCAGCGCTTCGACAAAGACGCCGGTACAGGCAATCAGCAGAATAAGTGTATTGCGAGAAATAGTCACGTTTATAGTATTTGTCCTGCACAAAACTAAAACGGTAGCATAGGTTCAGAAAATAGTATAATAATTTTAGAACAACTAAACGAATTATTGGTAATTTTTAGAACAACTAATTAACTTCATGAACAAATGGATGGCTCAACAGAACAACACGCAAGCACTCCCCTCCCACTCGATCACAAGGATATCGAGATCTTACGATTGCTTCAGGCAAATGCCAAGCTCACGGTTCGGGATATCGCTACTCAGATTCACCTGAGCCCTACGCCCACCCATGAACGGATCAAACGACTGGAGAAGCACGGCGTCATCAAACAATACGCAGCCCTGCTCGATCACCGGCAAGTCAATAAAGGCATTATGGTGCTCTGCCATATTACGCTGAAAGACCACGACCGGCAAACGGCCGGTGCCTTCATTTCCGCCATTCAACAATTCGATCAGGTCATTGAATGTTACAACATTTCGGGCGAGTTTGATTTCATGCTCAAGATTGTTGCCAGCAGCATGGAGAGTTATCATTATTTTATGGTCAATCACCTTAATGAGATCAAAGGCATCGGGCAAACGAAAAGCAGTTTTGTTATGGATATTGTCAAGCAAACCCACGAGCTGATCTAGCGTAATGAACTTCGGCAATGCACAAGCACACAGTCCTTAGCCGACGTTTGCAACTCTACAAGTTAAAATAGAGTGTAAGGAGACTATCTCTAAAGCAATACGCTTACCTTTACATAAATTCGGTCAAAAACAGCAGAATGGTTTATTTTCTCTGGCTGAAACCAGAACAAACAAGTAGTTTAAGGCTTAACTTTTCTTAAATTATTTGCCTGAATACCGGCA comes from Spirosoma aureum and encodes:
- a CDS encoding Lrp/AsnC family transcriptional regulator, producing MDGSTEQHASTPLPLDHKDIEILRLLQANAKLTVRDIATQIHLSPTPTHERIKRLEKHGVIKQYAALLDHRQVNKGIMVLCHITLKDHDRQTAGAFISAIQQFDQVIECYNISGEFDFMLKIVASSMESYHYFMVNHLNEIKGIGQTKSSFVMDIVKQTHELI